One stretch of Cyanobium sp. Tous-M-B4 DNA includes these proteins:
- a CDS encoding sigma-70 family RNA polymerase sigma factor: MSPTPHNHRPRPQQATPRVTTSGRSRGPLRSPHAAADALVVEHLPFAAKVAANYARRTGHPREDLEQLAAIGLIKASRRYDIQRPGRSPNHFIAYARPFVNGEITHYLRDKGFLITVPGRWRELHARGQKLLRQGTPADQVPELLGLSADRWSQISTACTVRVVAMGAEQVEESLG, translated from the coding sequence ATGAGCCCCACACCACACAACCACCGCCCCAGGCCTCAGCAGGCCACCCCTCGCGTGACGACATCAGGTCGTTCACGAGGCCCGTTGCGCTCGCCCCACGCCGCTGCTGATGCCCTGGTAGTGGAGCACCTGCCCTTTGCCGCCAAGGTGGCCGCCAACTACGCCCGCCGCACCGGCCATCCCAGGGAAGACCTGGAGCAGCTGGCGGCCATTGGGTTGATCAAGGCCTCACGCCGCTACGACATCCAGCGGCCGGGCCGCAGCCCCAACCACTTCATCGCCTACGCCAGGCCGTTCGTGAACGGCGAGATCACCCACTACCTGCGCGACAAGGGCTTTCTCATTACGGTGCCGGGCCGCTGGCGGGAGCTGCATGCTCGGGGGCAGAAGTTGCTGCGGCAGGGCACACCGGCGGATCAAGTTCCGGAGCTGCTCGGACTAAGCGCGGATCGTTGGTCGCAGATTTCAACTGCCTGCACTGTGAGGGTGGTGGCGATGGGGGCTGAGCAGGTGGAAGAGTCGTTGGGGTGA
- a CDS encoding SIR2 family protein, with amino-acid sequence MRDSRNRKQVGKLFVLGAGASLAASQVRATPGQSPVYQTPLDLEFAARIADLDLARPNWVAEERDRVSRFFAPRGSFRDYRLEEAVLRQLGLLELLEALHPRRSRSQIEPAVWLDSVSHLICIVLRRARENRSRLYEQLASRYFPAGVAIDRLENRIITFNYDTLLDQHILRGRAVTDVYFDQIRERRDRPARSPQPNPLLLKLHGSINWRCTSENLQALIRGGDPGEHLYRIEAVWVDNSSSPSPSDAVSPLLIPPLPTKPITSVSLFRWLWTRAYEYLHTARELIVIGYSLPPADQVADAMFGSFRPERLSRICIVDPNTAALERWRSVLRRAGVEGQNWDYCESLSDFLRNEQ; translated from the coding sequence ATGAGAGATTCTCGGAATCGCAAGCAGGTTGGAAAGCTGTTTGTCCTCGGAGCCGGTGCTTCTCTAGCCGCCAGCCAGGTCCGAGCGACGCCTGGTCAGTCACCCGTCTACCAGACGCCGTTGGACTTAGAGTTTGCAGCAAGAATCGCTGACCTCGACTTGGCCCGGCCCAACTGGGTGGCTGAGGAACGAGACAGAGTGTCGAGATTCTTCGCGCCAAGGGGAAGCTTCCGCGACTACAGGCTTGAGGAAGCAGTGTTGCGGCAGCTCGGCCTGCTCGAGCTGCTTGAGGCTCTTCACCCGAGACGTTCGCGATCGCAAATTGAGCCGGCAGTCTGGCTTGATTCGGTCTCGCATCTCATCTGCATCGTCCTCCGACGGGCCCGCGAGAACCGCTCTCGCTTGTACGAGCAACTGGCTTCCAGATACTTTCCGGCGGGAGTCGCTATTGATCGCCTAGAAAACCGGATCATCACATTCAACTATGACACATTGCTGGACCAGCACATATTGCGGGGTCGAGCAGTGACTGATGTCTACTTTGACCAGATTCGGGAGCGGCGTGATCGTCCCGCACGCTCACCACAACCCAACCCACTGCTGTTGAAGCTGCACGGCTCCATCAACTGGAGATGCACCAGCGAGAACTTGCAGGCACTTATTCGAGGCGGTGATCCCGGAGAGCATCTATACCGTATCGAAGCAGTCTGGGTTGACAACTCATCATCGCCCAGTCCGTCCGATGCCGTATCGCCGTTGCTCATTCCGCCACTTCCGACTAAACCCATCACAAGCGTCAGTCTGTTCCGATGGCTATGGACTCGAGCGTATGAATATCTTCATACGGCACGTGAGCTCATCGTGATCGGCTATTCTTTGCCGCCAGCCGACCAAGTCGCAGACGCGATGTTCGGCAGTTTCAGGCCAGAGCGCTTGAGCCGCATCTGTATCGTGGATCCGAACACTGCGGCTCTAGAAAGATGGCGATCTGTGCTTCGCAGAGCAGGCGTGGAAGGGCAAAACTGGGACTACTGTGAATCCCTATCTGACTTCCTTAGAAATGAACAGTAA
- a CDS encoding C39 family peptidase, whose product MVTSPVASNAAIPAAQTPFSAERWRQFWDHWKGQPQQLAGIEQLRQAVMAADPAILTEAAPWRQTFSSAPPAPAHANPLPVAWENQNDNASGTGYRECFSSSCAMLARFWGKVSGDDAYNVIRTRYGDTTSAEAQLAALRSLGLTAHFATNGQRATLEEQINLGRPVAVGWLHHGPASAPSGGGHWSVVIGFTETVAIHNDPNGEADLVHGGYTANTNGASQHYSWKNWLPRWQADGPGTGWLLTCHP is encoded by the coding sequence ATGGTCACCAGTCCTGTTGCCTCTAATGCGGCCATCCCTGCTGCCCAGACGCCGTTCAGCGCTGAGCGCTGGCGTCAGTTCTGGGACCACTGGAAGGGTCAGCCTCAGCAGCTCGCCGGCATCGAGCAGTTGCGCCAGGCGGTCATGGCGGCCGATCCGGCGATCCTCACGGAGGCCGCCCCATGGCGGCAGACCTTCTCCTCGGCGCCGCCGGCTCCGGCCCATGCCAATCCGCTGCCGGTGGCCTGGGAGAACCAGAACGACAACGCCTCAGGCACTGGCTATCGCGAGTGCTTCTCCAGCAGCTGCGCCATGCTCGCCCGCTTTTGGGGCAAGGTCAGTGGCGATGACGCCTACAACGTCATCCGTACTCGCTATGGCGACACCACCTCGGCAGAAGCGCAGTTGGCGGCGTTGCGGTCCCTGGGGCTGACCGCCCACTTCGCCACCAACGGCCAGCGCGCAACGCTGGAGGAGCAGATCAACCTGGGGCGGCCAGTGGCCGTGGGCTGGCTGCACCACGGCCCCGCCTCAGCCCCCAGCGGCGGCGGTCACTGGAGCGTGGTGATCGGTTTCACCGAGACAGTCGCCATCCACAACGACCCCAACGGTGAGGCCGACCTGGTCCATGGCGGCTACACCGCCAACACCAACGGCGCCTCTCAGCACTACAGCTGGAAGAACTGGCTGCCGCGCTGGCAGGCCGATGGTCCCGGCACCGGCTGGCTGCTCACTTGCCATCCCTGA
- a CDS encoding trypsin-like peptidase domain-containing protein, with the protein MILTRDQTFQVVLSLRTQVSLGQESVGTGIFVEKADKLYLLTATHVALATSQATAVVISDARGNATSMSLADFNMSLAWKHHPVADISALAIEMNPRVQPHLVNRFLPFDHFQTQREPISRDIELTSVGFPNGLGAQGMFSPLTYRSYASSALISLNRADTNTPCEFFLLENPSIGGYSGGPVFDLGIMIVGGMTTLKDKTYCLGLMHGTISDQTGGKLAAVTPAYYLQGFI; encoded by the coding sequence ATGATCCTGACACGCGATCAAACATTTCAAGTTGTTCTTAGCCTGCGAACTCAGGTCTCACTTGGTCAGGAATCGGTTGGGACGGGAATCTTTGTCGAAAAGGCCGATAAGCTTTACCTGCTAACTGCAACCCATGTGGCTCTTGCGACCAGCCAGGCTACTGCGGTTGTCATCAGTGATGCCCGGGGAAATGCAACTTCAATGTCGTTAGCCGACTTCAACATGAGCCTGGCATGGAAGCATCACCCGGTAGCAGATATTTCAGCTCTCGCGATAGAGATGAATCCCAGGGTTCAGCCTCACTTGGTCAATAGGTTTCTCCCATTCGACCATTTTCAAACACAACGCGAACCGATATCGAGAGACATTGAACTGACTTCTGTTGGTTTTCCCAATGGCCTCGGCGCACAGGGAATGTTTAGCCCCCTCACTTATCGCTCTTACGCATCATCAGCACTAATTTCCCTCAATCGTGCAGACACCAATACGCCTTGCGAGTTCTTTCTCCTTGAGAACCCGAGCATTGGTGGATACAGCGGTGGACCCGTATTTGACCTTGGAATAATGATTGTCGGCGGCATGACAACGCTAAAGGACAAGACCTATTGCTTGGGACTGATGCACGGCACAATCTCAGACCAAACGGGCGGCAAGTTGGCTGCAGTAACACCGGCGTACTATCTTCAGGGATTCATTTAA
- a CDS encoding terminase: MAGLLLDPASDRWADWGLLDVPDPCRQQNGPQVQQAFRDFIVAAYPGYAFHTWAERLIALLQRVADGELNRLIVCCPPRLGKSLLVSKLFPAYWVSRYPTRFCAIASYSAELAYAHSREARHYYRAVGHPLSKDSTAVGNWLTPERGGCIAAGVRGPFTGKGYALGIIDDPYKGPEDANSAGQRQKLIEWFQSVWLTRAEPAPQGPSRWGFAGAAQVVVLTRWHQDDLIGWLLEQESGEAPQRWQVLNLPAIAELPQQQIKFPATCTIEPDWRQPGEPLCPERFPLVELEQIRIRAGSYWWNALYQQRPSPAEGLLFKRAWIRTTAGTPAPDGRAAQRPFAAVVLSCDLSFKGGAENDYCGFCLLGLLPDQEARHPAAQAKARDEQLHPSAARVRSPAEPQEGVHRIEVIWSQHHRLDLPGVVKFLGQTLASLGQGLSPDAVLMEDAANGPAVCQLLQRQIPGLIAVRPTGSKVSRAHAVAPLLEAGQLAFRSGNDALISELLGFPNAAHDDLVDAFCQGVIWLQTQHWRSQGKATPRPLLFSR; encoded by the coding sequence ATGGCCGGCCTGCTTCTCGATCCGGCCAGCGACCGCTGGGCCGACTGGGGCCTGCTGGATGTTCCTGACCCCTGCCGCCAGCAGAACGGCCCCCAGGTCCAGCAGGCCTTCCGTGATTTCATCGTGGCCGCTTATCCCGGCTACGCCTTCCACACCTGGGCCGAGCGATTGATCGCTCTGCTGCAGCGCGTGGCCGATGGCGAGCTCAACCGCCTGATCGTCTGCTGCCCCCCACGGCTGGGCAAATCACTACTGGTGTCCAAGCTGTTCCCGGCCTACTGGGTGAGCCGCTACCCCACGCGCTTCTGCGCCATCGCCTCGTATTCGGCCGAGCTGGCCTATGCCCATAGCCGTGAGGCGCGGCACTACTACCGCGCCGTCGGCCATCCCCTCTCCAAGGACTCCACTGCCGTGGGCAACTGGCTGACGCCCGAGCGCGGTGGCTGCATTGCCGCCGGTGTGCGCGGCCCCTTCACCGGCAAGGGCTACGCCCTGGGGATCATCGATGACCCCTACAAGGGTCCAGAAGACGCCAATTCCGCCGGCCAACGCCAGAAGCTGATCGAGTGGTTCCAGTCCGTCTGGCTCACCCGCGCTGAACCAGCCCCTCAGGGGCCCTCGCGATGGGGTTTTGCAGGCGCGGCCCAGGTGGTGGTGCTGACCCGCTGGCACCAAGACGACCTGATCGGCTGGCTGTTGGAGCAGGAGAGCGGCGAGGCCCCGCAGCGCTGGCAGGTGCTGAACCTGCCGGCCATTGCTGAACTGCCCCAGCAGCAGATCAAGTTCCCGGCCACCTGCACCATCGAGCCGGACTGGCGCCAGCCCGGTGAGCCGCTCTGCCCAGAGCGTTTCCCGCTGGTGGAGCTGGAGCAGATCCGCATCCGCGCCGGCAGTTATTGGTGGAACGCGCTTTATCAGCAGCGCCCCTCCCCAGCAGAAGGTCTGCTGTTCAAACGCGCCTGGATCCGCACCACAGCGGGCACCCCTGCCCCAGACGGCCGGGCAGCGCAACGACCCTTTGCGGCGGTGGTGCTCAGTTGCGATCTGAGTTTCAAGGGGGGCGCGGAGAACGACTACTGCGGCTTCTGCCTGCTCGGCCTGCTGCCGGATCAGGAGGCCCGCCATCCGGCTGCCCAGGCCAAGGCACGGGATGAGCAGCTCCACCCCAGTGCCGCCCGGGTGCGCTCACCGGCCGAACCGCAGGAAGGTGTCCACCGGATCGAGGTGATCTGGAGCCAGCACCACCGCCTCGACCTACCGGGGGTGGTCAAATTCCTCGGCCAGACCCTGGCATCGCTGGGCCAGGGCTTGAGTCCTGATGCAGTGCTGATGGAGGACGCCGCCAATGGCCCGGCCGTCTGCCAGTTGCTGCAGCGCCAGATTCCTGGCCTGATTGCTGTGCGGCCCACCGGTAGCAAGGTGAGCCGCGCCCATGCCGTGGCCCCGCTGCTGGAGGCCGGCCAGCTGGCTTTTCGCAGCGGCAACGACGCCCTAATCAGCGAATTGCTGGGTTTTCCCAATGCCGCTCACGATGACCTGGTGGATGCCTTCTGCCAGGGCGTGATCTGGCTGCAGACCCAGCACTGGCGCAGCCAGGGCAAGGCCACGCCCCGGCCGTTGCTGTTCTCCCGCTGA
- a CDS encoding DEAD/DEAH box helicase: protein MPSIVLRDYQLQLLADLRAALKAHRRVCAVMPTGAGKGQTIGAIARGAARKGRKVLVLAHRAELIEQLTGTVRAWGLEPDVVAPGHQLQGRQVAVGSVQTVARRLGQLSAPDLIIQDEAHHLVAGNIWGQIINTWPEAHLIGKTATPERLDGKGLGVEAGGFFEALVLGPSAAWLVEQGWLARPKVFSWPGARNSKGQGPELHQRMGEYDLEQAARAFGDRAAIGDAVSHYLRRLHPGTAICFCCTIEHAEQMAGAFRAAGIRAASVSGGTSAEDRKCLIAGLGTGEVEVLTSCMIISEGTDIPSVGGAILMRPTASLSLYLQMVGRALRPAPGKQEAVILDHVGNAHRHGLPTDERAWNLAGRRRREGISIPIKDCPICFCSCPSAAQVCPDCGHLFLAEDRDEQRHGLQLLEGELVEISGSDRHRPQLQQARPRRTHPAAGCRTFEDLLQREQERGYKPGWARHVWAARQRGKA from the coding sequence ATGCCGTCAATCGTTCTGCGTGACTACCAGCTGCAGTTGCTGGCCGATCTCCGCGCGGCCCTCAAGGCCCACCGGCGGGTCTGTGCCGTCATGCCCACCGGCGCGGGCAAAGGCCAGACCATCGGCGCCATCGCCCGCGGCGCTGCCCGCAAGGGCAGGAAGGTGCTGGTGCTGGCCCACCGGGCCGAGCTGATCGAGCAGCTCACGGGCACCGTTCGGGCCTGGGGGCTGGAGCCCGATGTGGTCGCCCCCGGCCACCAGCTGCAGGGCCGGCAGGTGGCGGTTGGCTCGGTGCAGACTGTGGCCCGGCGGCTGGGGCAGCTGTCAGCGCCGGATCTGATCATTCAGGACGAGGCCCATCACCTGGTGGCAGGCAACATCTGGGGCCAGATCATCAACACCTGGCCAGAGGCGCATCTGATCGGCAAGACCGCCACGCCCGAACGCCTCGATGGCAAAGGTCTCGGCGTAGAGGCCGGCGGCTTCTTCGAGGCCCTGGTGCTGGGGCCCTCTGCGGCCTGGCTGGTGGAGCAGGGCTGGCTGGCCAGACCCAAGGTCTTCTCCTGGCCAGGTGCCAGGAACAGCAAGGGGCAGGGTCCCGAACTCCACCAGCGGATGGGCGAGTACGACCTGGAGCAGGCGGCGCGCGCCTTCGGGGACCGGGCCGCAATCGGTGATGCGGTGTCGCACTACCTGCGCCGGCTGCACCCCGGCACGGCCATCTGCTTTTGCTGCACGATCGAGCACGCCGAACAGATGGCTGGCGCCTTCCGCGCTGCGGGGATCAGGGCCGCGTCAGTGAGCGGCGGCACGTCAGCAGAGGATCGCAAATGCTTGATCGCCGGGCTCGGCACCGGGGAGGTGGAGGTGCTCACCAGTTGCATGATCATTTCCGAGGGCACCGACATCCCCTCAGTGGGCGGCGCGATCCTGATGCGCCCAACCGCTTCCTTGTCGCTCTATCTGCAGATGGTCGGCCGGGCCCTGCGTCCCGCACCGGGCAAGCAGGAGGCGGTGATCCTCGATCACGTCGGCAATGCCCATCGCCATGGCCTGCCCACCGATGAGCGCGCGTGGAACCTGGCTGGCCGCCGCCGCCGGGAGGGCATCTCGATTCCGATCAAGGACTGCCCGATCTGCTTCTGCAGTTGCCCCAGTGCCGCACAGGTCTGCCCCGACTGCGGCCACCTGTTTCTTGCAGAGGACCGCGATGAGCAGCGCCATGGGCTCCAACTGCTTGAGGGTGAACTGGTCGAGATCAGCGGGTCGGATCGGCACCGCCCCCAGCTCCAGCAGGCCCGGCCACGCCGTACGCACCCGGCAGCCGGCTGCCGCACCTTCGAGGACTTGCTGCAGCGGGAGCAGGAACGCGGCTATAAGCCCGGCTGGGCCAGGCATGTGTGGGCAGCCAGGCAACGCGGCAAGGCATGA
- a CDS encoding primase-helicase zinc-binding domain-containing protein, with the protein MASDAITAARGRWPEILAALAGLSGEQLSNRHQPCPLCGGTDRYRFDDKDGSGSWFCNQCGGKDQRGGAGSGIDLLLRRQGWSFVEAARQVEAFLGLVPDHQDTRADRGTSRNGKPWRMPDKPPADAQPPPLNRGATAQWAYRNGAGEVLFWIQRIRLRNGGKAFLHRVWLDGDWHRPSRRDAFSCDWPTPRPLYGLPNLLERPNAPVLVVEGESTADAAARLFPQHVVLTWANGSKAIAKADWTPLAGRSVTLWPDADAAGLEAMQSLTALLHPLDCQLQLVALPADLPQGWDLADADWTPQQAARQLAKAAQPWSPADAGAAGDDAGAPPVTAPAAPPNPGTPFQCLGYDADANFYQPGSTGQVIRLPRGCHTATHLVALAPLEYWESLYPSRTGVNWPAAASDLHKSSAAMGIFAVERIRGRGAWWDEGRTVLHLGDRLITPDGEHPITKPFRSRHIYQRLKRLEGPCGVEPLTVQEAGVIVGIANRFRWEVPASGTLLLGWVVLAPICGALRWRPHLWLTAGAGSGKSQILDRFVAPLLGDLSLVVVGATTEAGLRQTICCDAVPVVFDEAESNEKGDQQRMQAILSLARVASSESSAEMLKGSPSGDVSRYRVRSMFLMSSIATALKQGADKSRFAQLTLRSPTEMGKEEREVHWQSLDRDLERHITPELARRLIARTVSLIPVIRQSVVVFSAAAARHFDSQRLGDQYGTLMAGAWSLLSDAVPTQEEAEHCIACHDWESYSQSTEVPDEARCIQTILQRQVRVETDDKPVTRTIGELVELAACHSSCIDVSPGLAAQTLGRHGLRVDQDRLLVSNTAKAIEQFLADTAWQNSWPVVLLRLAGAQRAGPVRFCGAGMVSRAVAIPLGEL; encoded by the coding sequence ATGGCCTCTGATGCCATTACTGCGGCCCGGGGCCGCTGGCCGGAGATCCTGGCTGCCCTGGCGGGACTGAGCGGCGAGCAGCTCAGCAATCGCCATCAGCCCTGCCCGCTCTGCGGCGGGACGGATCGCTACCGCTTTGACGACAAGGACGGCAGTGGCTCCTGGTTCTGCAACCAGTGCGGCGGCAAGGACCAGCGCGGCGGCGCTGGCTCCGGCATCGACCTGCTGCTGCGCCGGCAGGGCTGGAGCTTTGTGGAGGCCGCCCGGCAGGTGGAGGCCTTCCTTGGCCTGGTGCCTGATCACCAGGACACCCGTGCCGATAGGGGCACCAGTCGAAACGGCAAGCCCTGGCGGATGCCTGACAAACCTCCCGCCGATGCCCAGCCACCGCCGTTGAACCGCGGGGCCACCGCCCAGTGGGCCTACCGCAATGGCGCAGGGGAAGTGCTGTTCTGGATCCAACGGATCCGGCTGCGTAACGGCGGCAAAGCCTTCCTGCATCGCGTCTGGCTGGATGGGGACTGGCATCGCCCCAGCCGCCGCGACGCCTTCAGCTGCGACTGGCCCACCCCCAGGCCGCTCTACGGACTGCCGAATCTGCTGGAGCGCCCCAACGCTCCGGTGCTGGTGGTGGAAGGGGAGAGCACCGCCGATGCGGCTGCACGCCTGTTCCCGCAGCACGTGGTGCTCACTTGGGCCAATGGCTCCAAGGCGATCGCCAAGGCGGACTGGACGCCGCTGGCCGGCCGCTCGGTGACGCTCTGGCCCGATGCCGATGCCGCGGGCCTGGAAGCCATGCAGAGCCTGACCGCCCTGCTGCACCCGCTCGACTGCCAGCTGCAACTGGTGGCTCTGCCGGCGGACTTGCCCCAGGGCTGGGACCTGGCCGATGCGGACTGGACACCCCAGCAGGCCGCCCGGCAGCTGGCGAAAGCAGCCCAGCCATGGAGCCCCGCCGACGCGGGTGCTGCTGGCGATGACGCTGGTGCTCCGCCAGTGACAGCGCCTGCTGCACCCCCAAACCCGGGCACGCCTTTTCAGTGCCTTGGCTACGACGCGGACGCGAACTTCTATCAACCCGGCAGCACCGGTCAGGTGATCCGCCTGCCCCGGGGTTGCCACACCGCCACCCACCTGGTGGCCTTGGCACCACTGGAGTACTGGGAGAGCCTCTACCCCAGCCGGACCGGTGTGAACTGGCCGGCGGCAGCCAGTGATCTGCACAAGAGCTCGGCCGCGATGGGGATCTTTGCGGTGGAGCGCATCCGCGGCCGCGGGGCCTGGTGGGATGAGGGCCGCACCGTGCTGCACCTCGGTGATCGCTTGATCACTCCCGATGGGGAGCACCCGATCACCAAACCCTTCCGCTCGCGGCACATCTACCAACGCCTCAAGCGCCTGGAGGGGCCCTGCGGCGTTGAGCCTCTGACCGTGCAAGAAGCAGGTGTGATCGTGGGCATCGCCAACCGCTTTCGCTGGGAGGTGCCGGCCTCCGGCACCCTGCTGCTGGGCTGGGTGGTGCTGGCTCCGATCTGCGGAGCCCTGCGCTGGCGGCCCCACCTCTGGCTCACTGCCGGCGCCGGCTCAGGCAAGAGCCAGATCCTCGATCGCTTCGTGGCGCCGCTGCTCGGTGATTTGAGCCTGGTGGTGGTGGGCGCGACCACAGAAGCAGGCCTGCGCCAGACCATCTGCTGCGATGCCGTGCCAGTGGTCTTCGATGAGGCGGAGAGCAATGAGAAGGGCGACCAGCAGCGCATGCAGGCGATCCTGTCGCTGGCGAGGGTGGCCAGCAGCGAGAGCAGCGCCGAGATGCTTAAGGGTTCCCCCAGCGGCGATGTGAGCCGCTACCGGGTGCGCTCGATGTTCCTGATGTCATCGATTGCCACTGCCCTCAAGCAGGGAGCTGACAAAAGCCGTTTCGCGCAGCTAACCCTGCGCAGCCCCACCGAGATGGGCAAGGAAGAACGCGAGGTGCACTGGCAGAGCCTTGATCGCGATCTCGAACGCCACATCACTCCAGAATTGGCGCGGCGATTGATCGCTCGCACCGTGTCGCTGATCCCGGTGATCCGTCAGTCGGTGGTGGTCTTCTCCGCTGCTGCGGCAAGGCACTTCGACTCCCAGCGCCTGGGGGATCAGTACGGAACCTTGATGGCCGGAGCCTGGTCGCTGCTGAGTGATGCGGTGCCTACCCAGGAGGAGGCGGAGCACTGCATCGCCTGCCATGACTGGGAGAGCTACAGCCAGAGCACGGAAGTACCGGATGAGGCCCGCTGCATTCAGACGATCCTGCAGCGCCAGGTGCGGGTGGAGACCGACGACAAACCCGTCACCCGCACCATCGGCGAGCTGGTGGAGCTGGCGGCTTGCCACAGCAGTTGCATCGACGTGAGCCCGGGTTTGGCGGCCCAGACCCTTGGGCGCCATGGCCTGCGGGTGGATCAGGACCGGCTGCTGGTGAGCAACACCGCCAAGGCGATTGAGCAGTTTCTTGCTGATACCGCCTGGCAGAACAGCTGGCCCGTGGTGCTGCTGCGCCTGGCCGGTGCGCAACGGGCCGGACCGGTGCGCTTCTGTGGCGCCGGCATGGTCAGCCGTGCGGTCGCCATTCCCCTGGGCGAGCTGTAA
- a CDS encoding HD domain-containing protein, with translation MTAPENAHSQRYTDALGWAAELHRGQRRKGKPVPYIAHLIAVSALVWEDGGSENQAIAALLHDAIEDAGQSQASIAARFGEEVAAIVVDCTDTAGPVEPGAEKEPWLLRKTRYLASLEEKPQTSLLVTAADKAHNARDLVLDARSNPNGWERFTAGLEGSAWYLLRVQQALSHRLPESRSTALLAEAVQELLSSEPYRRLVPHGIAPAVWAASYLDRTEAHPQP, from the coding sequence ATGACGGCTCCTGAGAACGCCCACAGCCAGCGCTACACCGATGCCCTGGGCTGGGCGGCTGAGCTGCACCGCGGTCAGCGTCGCAAGGGCAAGCCGGTTCCCTACATCGCCCACCTCATTGCCGTGAGTGCTCTGGTGTGGGAGGACGGCGGCAGCGAAAACCAGGCGATCGCGGCTCTGCTGCACGACGCCATCGAGGACGCGGGTCAGAGCCAGGCCTCAATTGCCGCACGCTTTGGCGAGGAGGTGGCCGCGATCGTGGTGGACTGCACCGACACCGCTGGCCCCGTGGAGCCCGGCGCCGAGAAGGAACCTTGGCTGCTGCGCAAGACCCGCTATCTCGCCTCGCTGGAGGAGAAGCCTCAGACCTCCCTGCTGGTGACGGCAGCCGACAAGGCCCACAACGCCCGCGATCTGGTGCTCGATGCGCGCAGCAACCCCAATGGCTGGGAGCGTTTCACGGCTGGACTGGAAGGCAGTGCCTGGTACCTGCTGCGCGTTCAACAGGCCCTGAGCCATCGCTTGCCGGAGAGTCGCTCCACCGCCCTGCTGGCAGAAGCGGTGCAGGAGCTGCTGAGCAGCGAGCCCTACAGGCGTCTGGTGCCCCATGGCATCGCTCCGGCGGTGTGGGCCGCCAGCTACCTGGATCGAACGGAGGCCCATCCCCAGCCTTAA
- a CDS encoding DUF4055 domain-containing protein — protein sequence MPPANATELLPWPLHPTLAALLPRLELIQDCWDLLAGRKEHYLPRGEREPESAYRRRLEGALPSGFFRDALRTFAGMLASSHWRELPASLQAVISDVDGRGTDLGVFLERADVLVLRDGAALIGVLPPEHLWPSEGDRQQALRRGDRLSLPRLALLERRDVLNWHLPGPQSLPDAVSFRLPNPKAQDEPLDPDRPQHSWLYGSVALDGEGMSIETIELMADPQASTGWRPQRSGLQHYRGISQLPLIWYASDGAAFGEGDLPHLGLAHQYLNHFRCQSDYQELLYRTALPVGVRTGVVGPMGSGTSEPVVLGPNSVIDLPDGASFQFVEIQARSLAEHRAWLESLDQGMRRDALIPSGAQGAPRTATEISLAASQAYALLQSQAIQKASMFSSLLLHWCAITGEPVPVQQGPALLVEISPLAPAPKPQPTVAEMLQLHERGIVSEQALRQWLGDLAGVAPASA from the coding sequence GTGCCCCCTGCGAACGCAACAGAGCTGCTCCCCTGGCCTCTGCACCCCACCCTGGCCGCACTGCTCCCCCGCCTGGAGCTGATCCAGGACTGCTGGGACCTCCTCGCTGGCCGCAAGGAGCACTACCTGCCCCGCGGTGAACGGGAGCCAGAGAGCGCCTACCGCCGAAGGCTGGAGGGGGCTCTGCCCTCCGGCTTCTTCCGCGATGCGCTGCGCACCTTCGCGGGGATGCTGGCTTCCAGCCACTGGCGGGAGCTGCCGGCCTCGCTGCAGGCGGTGATCAGTGATGTGGATGGACGCGGCACAGACCTGGGCGTGTTCCTCGAACGGGCCGACGTGCTGGTGCTCCGCGATGGTGCAGCACTGATTGGCGTGCTGCCGCCTGAGCACCTCTGGCCCAGCGAGGGCGACCGCCAGCAGGCCCTGCGCCGTGGCGATCGCCTCTCCCTGCCTCGTCTTGCTCTGCTGGAGCGCCGCGATGTCCTGAACTGGCACTTGCCCGGACCCCAGTCCCTACCTGACGCGGTCAGCTTTCGGCTGCCTAACCCCAAGGCCCAGGACGAGCCCCTGGACCCGGATCGACCACAGCATTCCTGGCTCTACGGCTCCGTTGCCCTCGATGGCGAGGGCATGAGCATTGAAACCATCGAGCTCATGGCAGACCCGCAGGCCTCGACCGGCTGGCGCCCGCAACGATCTGGACTACAGCACTACCGGGGTATCAGCCAGCTGCCCCTGATCTGGTACGCCAGCGATGGTGCTGCATTTGGGGAGGGCGACCTGCCCCACCTTGGCCTGGCGCATCAGTACCTCAACCACTTCCGCTGCCAGAGCGACTACCAGGAGCTGCTGTACCGAACGGCTCTGCCGGTGGGTGTGCGCACAGGGGTCGTCGGCCCCATGGGCAGTGGCACCAGCGAGCCGGTGGTGCTGGGCCCCAACAGCGTGATCGACCTGCCCGATGGCGCCAGCTTCCAGTTCGTTGAGATCCAGGCCCGCTCCTTGGCCGAGCACCGCGCCTGGCTGGAATCCCTCGACCAGGGCATGCGCCGTGACGCCCTGATTCCCTCTGGCGCCCAGGGGGCTCCACGCACCGCCACCGAGATCTCGCTGGCGGCCTCGCAGGCCTATGCGCTGCTGCAGAGCCAGGCGATCCAGAAGGCCTCGATGTTCTCCTCCCTCCTGCTGCACTGGTGCGCAATCACCGGAGAACCAGTTCCCGTGCAGCAGGGTCCGGCATTGCTGGTGGAAATCAGCCCGCTGGCCCCCGCGCCAAAACCACAACCAACCGTGGCCGAAATGCTGCAGCTGCATGAGCGCGGCATCGTGAGCGAGCAGGCCCTGCGGCAATGGCTGGGGGATCTGGCCGGCGTGGCGCCGGCTTCTGCATGA